In one Polaribacter sp. ALD11 genomic region, the following are encoded:
- the rpsN gene encoding 30S ribosomal protein S14 yields the protein MAKESMKARERKRERTVAKYAEKRKALKEAGDYEALQKLPKNASPVRLHNRCKLTGRPKGYMRQFGLSRVTFREMANQGLIPGVKKASW from the coding sequence ATGGCTAAAGAATCAATGAAAGCGCGTGAGCGCAAGAGAGAACGTACTGTAGCAAAGTATGCTGAAAAAAGAAAAGCTTTAAAAGAAGCTGGAGATTATGAAGCATTACAGAAATTACCAAAAAATGCATCACCAGTAAGATTACATAACAGATGTAAATTAACTGGACGTCCAAAAGGATATATGAGACAATTTGGTTTATCTCGTGTTACGTTTAGAGAAATGGCAAATCAAGGATTAATACCAGGAGTAAAAAAAGCTTCTTGGTAG
- the rpsH gene encoding 30S ribosomal protein S8 translates to MYTDPIADFLTRVRNAIAAGHRVVEIPASNLKKEMTKILFDQGFILSYQFNDDKVQGTIKIALKYERETKESVIRKIQRISTPGLRKYVGSTEMPRVLNGLGIAIVSTSKGVMTNKKARLENVGGEVLCYVY, encoded by the coding sequence ATGTATACAGATCCAATCGCGGATTTTCTTACTAGAGTAAGAAATGCAATCGCTGCAGGACACAGAGTAGTGGAAATTCCAGCTTCAAACTTGAAGAAGGAAATGACTAAAATTTTGTTTGATCAAGGATTTATTTTAAGTTACCAGTTCAATGACGATAAAGTTCAAGGGACTATTAAGATAGCTTTAAAGTATGAAAGAGAAACAAAAGAGTCAGTAATTAGAAAAATTCAACGAATTAGTACACCTGGTTTACGTAAATATGTTGGCTCTACAGAGATGCCAAGAGTATTAAACGGATTAGGAATTGCTATTGTTTCAACATCGAAAGGTGTGATGACAAACAAAAAAGCACGTCTTGAAAATGTTGGAGGAGAAGTTTTATGTTATGTTTATTAA
- the rplF gene encoding 50S ribosomal protein L6, protein MSRIGKNPVSISQGVDVNIKDNVVTVKGKLGELTQTISDGITVKIEDGIITLDRASESKNHKAQHGLMRALINNMIEGVSKGWTKDLELVGVGYRASNQGQKLDLALGFSHNIVLEIAPEVKVETVSEKGKNPIIKLSSFDKQLVGQIAAKIRSFRAPEPYKGKGVKFVGELLRRKAGKSA, encoded by the coding sequence ATGAGTAGAATAGGAAAAAATCCCGTTAGCATTTCACAAGGTGTAGATGTAAACATAAAAGACAATGTTGTAACCGTTAAAGGAAAATTAGGAGAGTTAACTCAAACAATTTCTGATGGTATTACAGTAAAAATAGAGGATGGTATTATCACTTTAGATAGAGCTTCCGAAAGTAAAAACCATAAAGCACAACATGGTTTAATGAGAGCTTTGATCAATAATATGATTGAAGGTGTAAGTAAAGGCTGGACTAAAGATTTAGAGTTGGTTGGTGTTGGTTATAGAGCATCAAATCAAGGACAAAAATTAGATTTAGCTTTAGGTTTCTCTCATAATATTGTTTTAGAAATAGCTCCAGAAGTAAAAGTTGAAACAGTATCTGAGAAAGGGAAAAACCCGATCATTAAATTATCTTCATTTGACAAACAGTTAGTTGGTCAAATAGCTGCAAAGATTCGTTCTTTCAGAGCACCAGAGCCTTATAAAGGGAAAGGTGTGAAGTTTGTTGGTGAATTATTAAGAAGAAAAGCAGGTAAATCTGCATAA
- the rplR gene encoding 50S ribosomal protein L18 — protein MALSKLQRRARIKRRIRKIISGTATKPRLSVYRSNKEIYAQIVDDVNGVTLASASSRDKDIKASSKIEAATAVGKAIAEKATKAGLEKVAFDRNGYLYHGRVKVLAEAARESGLKF, from the coding sequence ATGGCATTATCAAAGCTACAAAGAAGAGCTAGAATTAAACGTAGAATCAGAAAAATTATTTCTGGTACTGCTACTAAACCAAGGTTATCGGTTTATAGAAGTAATAAAGAAATTTACGCTCAAATAGTTGACGACGTTAATGGAGTAACATTAGCTTCAGCTTCATCTAGAGATAAAGATATAAAAGCAAGTTCTAAAATCGAAGCAGCTACAGCAGTAGGTAAAGCGATTGCAGAAAAAGCTACAAAAGCAGGGTTAGAGAAAGTTGCTTTCGATAGAAATGGTTATTTATACCATGGTAGAGTTAAAGTATTAGCAGAAGCTGCAAGAGAATCTGGTTTAAAATTTTAA
- the rpsE gene encoding 30S ribosomal protein S5, translating to MMQGYKNVERVKPSGLELVDKLVGVQRVTKVTKGGRAFGFSAIVVVGDGNGVVGHGLGKSKDVASAIAKAIEDAKKNLVRIPILEGTLPHEQKGKFGGAKIFIKPASPGTGVIAGGAVRIVLESVGIHDVLSKSQGSSNPHNAVKATFNALLQLRSATAIAKQRGISLEKVFNG from the coding sequence ATTATGCAAGGTTATAAAAACGTAGAAAGAGTTAAGCCAAGTGGGTTAGAGCTTGTAGATAAATTAGTAGGTGTACAACGTGTTACCAAAGTTACAAAAGGTGGTAGAGCATTTGGTTTCTCTGCAATTGTTGTTGTAGGAGATGGTAACGGTGTTGTTGGTCATGGATTAGGTAAATCTAAAGATGTTGCTTCAGCAATTGCAAAAGCAATTGAAGACGCAAAGAAAAATTTAGTAAGAATACCTATTTTAGAAGGAACATTACCTCATGAGCAAAAAGGTAAGTTTGGTGGAGCAAAAATATTCATTAAACCTGCCTCTCCTGGTACAGGAGTTATTGCCGGTGGTGCTGTTCGTATAGTATTAGAATCTGTTGGAATTCATGATGTATTATCTAAATCTCAAGGTTCTTCTAATCCTCACAATGCAGTGAAAGCTACTTTTAATGCATTATTACAATTGCGTAGTGCAACTGCAATAGCAAAACAAAGAGGTATTTCTTTAGAAAAAGTATTTAACGGATAA
- the rpmD gene encoding 50S ribosomal protein L30, protein MTRIKVTQVKSQIGRLQSQKRTLEALGLRKMNQTVEHEATPSIVGMVNTIKHLVSFEEIK, encoded by the coding sequence ATGACAAGAATCAAAGTTACACAAGTAAAAAGTCAAATCGGGCGTCTACAGAGTCAAAAAAGAACTTTAGAAGCATTAGGTTTACGTAAAATGAACCAGACTGTAGAACATGAGGCAACTCCTTCTATAGTAGGTATGGTAAATACAATTAAACACTTAGTTTCTTTCGAAGAAATTAAATAA
- the rplO gene encoding 50S ribosomal protein L15, giving the protein MSLHNLTPAEGSIKKGKRIARGEGSGKGGTATRGHNGQKSRSGYSKKIGFEGGQMPLQRRVPKFGFTNINRKEYQGINLDKLQSLVDSGKITDTVSLDILIANRLAGKNDLVKILGNGELKAKLNITVHKFTATAKAAIEAAGGEVVTL; this is encoded by the coding sequence ATGAGTTTACACAATTTAACACCAGCAGAAGGTTCCATTAAAAAAGGAAAAAGAATTGCAAGAGGTGAAGGATCTGGAAAAGGTGGTACCGCTACAAGAGGTCACAATGGACAGAAATCTCGTTCTGGTTATTCTAAAAAGATTGGATTTGAAGGAGGACAAATGCCGCTTCAAAGACGTGTACCTAAATTTGGTTTCACAAACATAAACCGTAAGGAATATCAAGGAATCAACTTAGATAAATTACAATCTTTAGTAGACAGTGGAAAAATAACAGATACAGTAAGTTTAGATATTTTAATAGCTAATAGATTAGCAGGCAAGAATGACCTAGTTAAAATATTAGGTAACGGAGAGTTAAAAGCTAAATTAAATATAACTGTACATAAATTTACAGCAACAGCAAAAGCAGCTATCGAAGCAGCTGGAGGTGAGGTTGTTACTTTATAA
- the secY gene encoding preprotein translocase subunit SecY: MKFINTLKDIFKIEELKNKILLTIGLIAVYRFMASVPLPGIDPLQLSALKESTSGGLLGLLNAFTGGAFARASVMALGIMPYISASIVVQLMGIAVPYLQKLQKDGESGRKKITQITRWLTIVITLVQAPTYITAIKTQFNLPPEAFLVSGITFWISSIIILTAGTIFAMWLGERITDKGVGNGISLLITVGIIANFPAAFLQEFVSKTTNAGAGGIMMVLIEIIVWFVVILLTVLLVTAVRKIAVQYARRTVAGNTQNVAGSRDYIPLKLNAAGVMPIIFAQAIMFLPLALGQKFPALVGLTDPNGWQYNVIFALLIIIFSYFYTAITIPTNKMAEDLKRSGGFIPGIRPGKDTADRLDSVLSRITFPGSLFLAALSILPAIVVQFGVQQGWAMFYGGTSLIIMVGVAIDTMQQINSYLLNNHYDGLMKAGNSNRKSNK; this comes from the coding sequence ATGAAATTTATTAATACGCTAAAAGATATTTTCAAAATTGAAGAATTAAAGAACAAAATTCTTCTTACTATCGGTTTAATTGCGGTATACCGTTTTATGGCTTCTGTTCCATTACCTGGAATAGATCCATTACAGTTATCTGCTTTAAAAGAGAGTACATCTGGAGGTCTTTTAGGATTATTGAATGCATTTACAGGTGGGGCATTTGCTAGGGCGTCAGTAATGGCACTTGGTATAATGCCATACATTTCTGCATCTATTGTGGTTCAGTTAATGGGAATTGCGGTTCCTTATTTACAAAAGCTACAGAAAGATGGAGAAAGTGGTAGAAAGAAAATTACACAAATTACAAGATGGTTAACAATAGTTATTACTTTGGTGCAAGCACCAACTTATATTACAGCTATTAAAACCCAATTTAACTTACCACCAGAAGCTTTCTTAGTAAGTGGTATCACTTTTTGGATTTCTTCAATCATTATCTTAACTGCAGGAACAATTTTTGCAATGTGGTTAGGTGAGCGTATTACAGATAAAGGAGTTGGTAATGGTATATCCTTACTAATTACTGTAGGTATTATCGCTAATTTTCCAGCAGCATTTTTGCAAGAATTTGTTTCTAAAACAACAAATGCTGGTGCGGGAGGTATTATGATGGTTTTAATTGAAATTATCGTTTGGTTTGTAGTAATTTTATTAACTGTCTTATTGGTAACTGCTGTTCGTAAAATTGCAGTACAATATGCAAGAAGAACAGTTGCAGGTAATACACAAAATGTGGCAGGTTCAAGAGATTACATTCCTTTGAAGTTGAATGCAGCAGGTGTTATGCCAATTATATTTGCACAAGCAATAATGTTTTTACCTTTAGCTTTAGGGCAAAAGTTTCCTGCATTAGTTGGTTTAACAGACCCTAATGGTTGGCAGTATAATGTTATTTTTGCATTGTTAATTATCATTTTTAGTTATTTCTATACAGCAATTACAATTCCAACGAATAAGATGGCTGAAGATTTAAAAAGAAGTGGTGGTTTTATACCTGGAATTAGACCCGGTAAGGATACTGCAGATAGATTAGATAGTGTATTATCTAGAATAACGTTCCCAGGATCATTATTCTTAGCTGCATTGTCAATTTTACCAGCAATTGTAGTTCAGTTTGGAGTGCAACAAGGTTGGGCAATGTTTTACGGAGGTACATCATTAATCATTATGGTAGGTGTAGCAATTGATACAATGCAACAAATAAATTCGTATTTACTAAACAATCATTATGATGGTTTAATGAAAGCGGGAAACAGCAATAGAAAATCGAATAAATAA
- the infA gene encoding translation initiation factor IF-1: MAKQSAIQQDGTITEALSNAMFRVELENGHIVTAHISGKMRMHYIKLLPGDKVKLEMSPYDLSKARITYRY, translated from the coding sequence ATGGCTAAGCAATCAGCAATTCAACAAGACGGAACAATTACAGAAGCATTATCAAATGCCATGTTTCGTGTGGAATTAGAAAATGGACATATTGTAACGGCACACATTTCAGGTAAAATGCGTATGCATTATATCAAATTATTACCAGGAGATAAGGTGAAACTAGAAATGAGTCCATACGATTTATCAAAAGCAAGAATTACTTACAGATACTAA
- the ykgO gene encoding type B 50S ribosomal protein L36: MKVRASVKKRSADCKIVRRKGRLYVINKQNPRFKQRQG; the protein is encoded by the coding sequence ATGAAAGTTAGAGCATCAGTTAAAAAGAGAAGTGCCGACTGCAAAATAGTTCGCAGAAAAGGTAGATTATACGTAATTAATAAACAAAATCCTAGATTTAAACAAAGACAAGGGTAA
- the rpsM gene encoding 30S ribosomal protein S13: MARIAGIDIPKNKRGVIALTYIFGIGSSRAKKVLAEAKVDESIKVQDWTDDQIAAIREQVGSFTIEGELRSEVQVNIKRLMDIGCQRGIRHRLGLPLRGQRTKNNSRTRKGKRKTVANKKK; encoded by the coding sequence ATGGCAAGAATAGCAGGTATTGATATTCCAAAGAATAAAAGAGGGGTTATTGCTTTAACTTACATCTTTGGTATTGGAAGCAGCAGAGCTAAAAAAGTTTTAGCAGAAGCAAAAGTAGACGAGAGTATTAAAGTTCAAGATTGGACGGATGATCAGATCGCTGCAATTAGAGAACAAGTTGGATCTTTTACAATCGAAGGAGAATTACGTTCTGAAGTTCAGGTAAACATCAAACGTTTGATGGATATCGGTTGTCAAAGAGGAATTCGTCATAGACTTGGCCTTCCTTTAAGAGGACAAAGAACTAAGAACAATTCTCGTACAAGAAAAGGTAAGAGAAAAACTGTAGCTAACAAGAAAAAATAA
- the rpsK gene encoding 30S ribosomal protein S11 — translation MAKASSKKRKVIIEAVGEAHVTASFNNIIISLTNKKGDVISWSSAGKMGFRGSKKNTPYAAQLAAEDCANVAKEAGLRKVKVYVKGPGNGRESAIRSIHNAGIEVTEIIDVTPIPHNGCRPPKRRRV, via the coding sequence ATGGCAAAAGCAAGTTCAAAAAAACGTAAAGTAATAATTGAAGCTGTTGGAGAAGCGCATGTAACTGCATCTTTTAACAACATTATTATTTCTTTAACAAATAAAAAAGGTGATGTAATTTCATGGTCATCTGCAGGTAAAATGGGTTTTAGAGGTTCTAAAAAGAATACTCCATATGCAGCTCAATTAGCAGCAGAAGATTGTGCAAACGTTGCTAAAGAAGCAGGTTTACGTAAAGTAAAAGTTTATGTAAAAGGACCAGGAAATGGTAGAGAATCTGCTATAAGGTCTATCCATAATGCAGGTATTGAAGTAACAGAAATTATTGATGTTACGCCAATTCCTCACAATGGATGTCGTCCTCCGAAAAGAAGAAGAGTATAA
- the rpsD gene encoding 30S ribosomal protein S4 produces the protein MARYTGPKTKIARKFGEAIFGEDKNFEKRNYPPGQHGNARRRGKKSEYATQLMEKQKAKYTYGILERQFRNLFKDASSSQGITGEILLQLCESRLDNVVYRMGVSKSRSGARQLVSHRHITVNGELVNVPSFRLKEGDVVAVREKSKSLQAIDDALASTNNVFEWLTWNTDKKEGTFVKVPARLQIPENIKEQLIVELYSK, from the coding sequence ATGGCAAGATATACAGGACCAAAAACTAAAATTGCTCGTAAGTTTGGTGAAGCGATTTTTGGAGAAGACAAGAACTTCGAAAAAAGAAATTACCCTCCAGGACAGCATGGAAATGCAAGAAGAAGAGGAAAAAAATCTGAATATGCTACTCAGTTAATGGAGAAGCAAAAAGCTAAATATACTTATGGTATTTTAGAACGTCAGTTTAGAAACTTATTTAAAGATGCATCATCTTCTCAAGGGATTACTGGTGAAATCTTATTACAATTATGTGAATCTCGTTTAGATAACGTTGTTTACAGAATGGGAGTTTCTAAATCTAGAAGTGGAGCACGTCAATTAGTTTCTCACAGACATATTACTGTTAACGGAGAATTAGTGAATGTACCATCTTTCAGATTAAAAGAAGGGGACGTTGTTGCTGTAAGAGAGAAATCTAAATCTTTACAGGCTATTGATGATGCATTAGCATCTACAAACAATGTCTTTGAATGGTTAACTTGGAACACAGATAAAAAAGAAGGAACTTTTGTAAAAGTACCTGCTAGATTACAAATTCCAGAAAACATCAAAGAACAATTAATCGTAGAATTATATTCTAAGTAA